ttaaaaacatgcaatcaAACCAACATACATAAACACGGCTACAGCTTGGGTGTCAATAGCACTGGACTTTCCTCTTTTAAGATTTTGAAGTAAGGGTGGGCTTTTGCATCATGGTGTGATACTTTTAAGCGATGCTGTGACATGGGAATTATTTTAATCGACCACATTAAATCTCTCTGGCAAAAGGAAGAGCACAGACAAAAACCTTCATGTACCTTCTCAGCTCTCTCCAAGTCTTCTGTCACAGGGAGTAGTTCTAACCTTGCGAAGCAGATGCATTgaccagatttcatgtctgtcactGGGCAAATCTATCTCGCAAAGCTCCAATGTACAACATTAGTACCAGACCCGAAAATGGTTTTGAACAATCGGCgtaatttgaggagaacaaggtggtagcaATGGGCGGGGTATAGTTGTACTCAACCACTGTAATGGCTGCAGCCGATGTAGCgcttagctcagatgtagctatagtatagcagcagttttatcagaactggaccacattttttctATTCAGTAAagaaaacagcactgaaagcttttcatgatggaaaaaaagtgtttgctcttctcccaacctgcttcagcatgagtttgtgatagttacGTGTTAGTATTTTACTAAAAGCTGGTACAACAGCTTCTGCCACTGTGTTACTGTTTGCTTGGATAAAGCAGTcgaaaagtggcagtttaatcagacattGACCACATTTGTTCATCAAAAAAAGAGCAGAGCCCCACaaaaagcttctcttggcaaagaatatgtttttgcacgtctcccaGTAGGCCATGGACAAGTTCCACAATTCATAGAATACCTCAGCACTAGTCTGTACATCTCAGGTTAGTACAGGGACTGCACATGTCTACTACCttcttttgtcttgttgctctgattggcccttcatgactgtgacagacagaatgtttgtccagtcaccttctgagaatttttcaaaagtcttgCCCTTCCAAAATGTTTTGTAGGGGAGCATACCTGGCAAAGAAAAGCACAAACAGTGATTATgctctcttttctgtttttttccttatttagGCCATCTTATGAGCGTTAGTGTTTGTGCAGGGCTGTGAGGCCCTTATCGGGGAAAACTTTTAGGAATTAGGAGGCattgctgtctttctcttctGCTCTCTATCTGTATGTAACAGACACTTGAATTAACAGGTGCATCTTAAAGACACGCTAAAGAGACTCAGTTTACCGATGAATGAAACAGCGAGGACAGAGGCTGTGATGAAGGGCAGAGTAGAGGGGCATGTGGGAGGCAGGAAGAGGCACATCTGCAGCATCAGTCAAATACAATCCTGAATCTTCCTTCATGTCTGTGCAGAggtgttggtgtgtttctaaCTTTAGAGCATAGCTACTAAGAAATGATCAGGAAATAACTTCTCTCTCTGTTGTATCACTGCTTACATCATCTTTGGgctataaaaaacaaacttgtatctgttgctttaaaactttGGTAATTTTGGTACTATTGAACATAAAAATTCataagctattttttaaaacatatggTATACATTAACAGTGTGGAAGGGATGTGTGGTTTAAAAacttaattaaacaaaataaccaACAACTAGAGGGGTTTATacataaaggggaaaaatggcaaaatgaataataagaaaaaattgCACATATACATACAAAGTCCTGAGGTCCTCTCAGACAAATATAAAGCAAACAATTGTTGGCTGCTTTTGTgtaattgaaacaaaaaaaaaaaaaaacagaaaagcacatggagagcgcagacctccgccattagccctgtcttccaatagtgaagaatcctttaaaaaattcctggatctatccccatgtgccccccaccacggcattcgccgattactccctccccagtggggtaaaaacacggtgaggcaaagcattggtttcgctatgggtggactgtcatggtggaagcattgcctggcggtgccaacagatgcacccatggtctcactggacaactggaagtcattgcagagggtgaatattcctttattcctcccagcattgtgaatattctcactacaatttgctgtctttctctctgttacggtctgactcatctcctcgaccaggtGGGCATCTtgcaaactctataaactccaaaactttgaatagaaacacacccaaaatgctgctgggattgaagttactcatgtccaccatctcctggtgtaaagtggtaacagcaaagacctccgccattagccctatctcccaatagtacacaatcctaaaaaaaattcctgaatccagacggtgacctggatcactcccaaaatctaatcacttcttccttatgccatttctgacatttcctgaaaattttatcaaaatccgtccataactttttgagttatgttgctaacaaactaacaaacccacccgatcacataatcTCCCTGGCAGAGGTAAATATACAGCTGCATATTTGACCCTCTCACAGCTGCATACTGAATGATTTCAGGCACCGCCTACTTTctccttttagtgtttttaggcATTAAGCGACGTATAAAAcacaaagtgttgatttttcACATGACATGTTTTTGGTCAGCCTTTGTAATCTGAGCGTGCATAAACtcataaaaagtaaataaaagtcaaaaacaggcagaataaACTATTTTGATGTTACACATTACAGGGAAATCATGACCCGAAGACTTAGCAGTTCCACTCGTTCCCCCACTGAGGACTCCACCTTCCTGAGGCCTGACGAGGACCCCGTCTGGCTGGACGAGcccacaaagacagaaaaagtgaaTGACGGAAATCTGAAGGCCGACCGGCTCCAAAACTGCAAAGATGGACCTGCGAAAGGCCCAAGCCCACAGGGAGAAGAAATGTTCATGCATAAGGTGTACACGCTGGTGGTCCAGATCTACAGCTGGGCTGCGTTTTTTATCGTGTCACAGGTCACGGTATGTGatttaatgtcttcattttagATTTCAAATCTAAAATTGTCTGTTGAATAAAAAGGCTGAAATGTCTATCAGTGGCTCTTAATgactacaaagaaaagaagctTATCTGTAGCAagtttgattattttcttaagtcagtgcagctgcagcagtgtgTCAGACAAGGAGAGTTACTGTGACATGTGGTGGATGTCGGACCCAGAATACAACCCAGACTGAAgaagttttaacagatttataccAACGGCAAGAGGCAGATAATACTCAGGCACTGAGGCAGAGATGAGCAGGTGTCTTAAAGGGGGCCTGATTGCTTGAGCAGCGTCAGGTGTGGTCAGTCCGCCTCAGcacagaggaggggggaggtGAGCTCGGAAGGAGCACAGTGAAGTTTACAAGaagaacataaaacataaaccggaaattaccaaaataaacttAGAGAAAACGAAAACCACCACAGTTACAGcctttaaaagtgtattttccACTGCAAAGATTCTGATTGAGTGAtatattagattttttaaaaaacagggtAAGATTTTGTCCACTATAAAACATGATCAGCAGAGAGTTAAGAGGTTTAAATTTGGGGAAAGGGGAAACCataagtaaccttgcaaagcagtttttgtttttcatatggGTGCATCTCAGAAAACAAGAatattatttaaagaaaatgttatttCTAGATTAATATcatataaaattaaacatttcaagactcttttaattttaatcttgatgattacaagCAACAGGggtgagctcagccttcagatgACTGTCAAACAACGCAGTTTCAAGAACATTGGGGAGCTTCACAGGGAGTgaactgaggctggagtcagtggatcaagagcacAGAtgtgtccaggaaatggactacaagtgttgtggTCCTAGAgtcaagccaatcctgaaccacagacctcataagtgtctcacctgggctaaggagggaaagaactggactgttgcttagtggtccaaagtcctgttttcagattaaactaaattttgaatttccttTGTAATTTAAGTAAGTCCAGTGTTtttagtttccacagtcagtaaTAGTTTGAGAaaccatgtcatctgctgctgttgggccactgtgctttatcaagtccagagtcaatgctgtcagccatTTACCAGGAGATTTATGAGCCCTtcctgcttccatctgctgaggaATGTATGGAGATagtgatttccttttccagcaggacttggcacctgcccacagagaagccaaaactaccagtgACCCATTTGCTGATGTTATAACTTTGCTTAGTTGGCcggccaactggtctgacctgaaccttatagagaatctatggggaaatgtgaagagaaagatgagagacaACAGACttaacaatacagacgagctgaaggctgctatcagagcaaacTGGGCTTCATAACAATTCAGCAATGCCACGGACCGATTGGCTTCATGCCATGTCACACTGATTCAGTAATTCATGCGAACAGAGCCCCGACCAAGAACTGAGTGCTGAAATAAACaatttccagaaggtcaacatttctgtattgcCACTTGAAATTTCAGTTTGTATGAGATGGATCTAGAATTTATGGAAATGCAACTTTCtaaagtaaatcacaggaaaaaggaacttttacTTGATATTCTGATTTTCTTTGATGCACCTATATGGATCTTAATCTATAACTCACATCAGCATAATTGCACTTTGGTACATTGTAGTTAagacttttgtctcattttattgtcatgttttcttttgtccCTTTAGTAACTGTGTATTCTTTTCAGACACGGTTTCATGGTTTAAACTAGAAACATTTGCCTCTTCCCCATCACTGTCTCTTTAGAATTCAAGTTTGATTCATTCAAGAACAAAAGGACAGGTGCAATGTCACATTATCTGACAAAAGTCCTGTAACTATAGCACCAATTACAAAACCAGGCTTGTCAATTTCCATGTATTTATGCAGAAAAAtaagcttttttcttttcttctctttgctgCTCACCTGTGATCAGCCACAATGCTGCTGCCTGATTACAGCTGCATAAATAACCTCAGAGTGCGCTATAACAATCTGCTTTTACTCCTCCCAGGGGTACTGGGTGTTTTTTGTGGTGGAGGGAAATGGACCCCTCTCTTCCATCTACAAAGCCCTGCAGGTCATCGATTTCTACCTTAGCTTCCTCTTTCCATGTCACCCCATTTTTGGGATGGATGTAAGTGtcagtcatgtgatttgatctATAAAGATGTAAAGACAAACTTTGTAGATAAAAGTAAGTAATTcttgtctctctctgctctggttagACCATGATGTTGATGAGGGAGGTAGTGCGCACAGCACAGCACCCCTGGATCTTCCATGGAACTGGATGCTCTGGTTTGGCCATCTGTGTTATCATGGTAAGACACCAGTCAGGACTTTTATCTTGAAAACCAAATAGATTCAGCATTAGACTGAGATTACTATGAATGCTGCATTAATGTAAATAACCATGAAGAAGTTCTACAGTCTTATTAGGCCGGATTATTGAAATATGACAATATGCTTTATAACAAAATCACACTTAAAGAGACAAAAGGTGGTGCACAGTGTCCTGACAGCTTCTCATCTCCCTGTAGGTCATCCACATGGTGTTCAGGTGGCATTATGGAGCTGGCTTTTGGTCGTCAGGAACAGTTCTAAACGACATTGGTGATCGCCGTCAGTCTGTGAGCCGGCAGCCCTCCTTCACATTATCAGAGTGGACTGATGCTCAGGAGGACCTGTTGGACATAGACCCTGTGCCCCAGACCCCTGTTTTTGACCTGGGCGCTGACGCCAGGACTGAGGGTGAAGCAATCACCCTCACAGTGACACCTGTAGGGCTTCAGGAGAGGTGAGAGGGGGCTGGGGAGTATTTTCACCATGAGGGGGGAATAAAGATGTTGTGAATGGCTGTACCAGCAAattagtggtctgcaagagggggcatctgagatctgcaggctgcagccagaccactCCACTAAACAAATCAGAAACAGAACTCaaataaatggacaaaaagagcaaaaacagtcaATGTTAATAGAAGCCTTTTACTTTCAAACGTCATCTTGTCTCTGCTTTTTAAACCCAAACACTCTGATGAGTGAAATAAGCTGCAACATTCCTGGCTTCCTTCATCTTCAGcattctattttttaattttcaatgaaGATTTACTGTCTTCATGCATCTAAATAGTTTAACCTGTATCTCACAGGAGGGGCTCCAATGTCTCCCTGACCTTGGACATGTGCACGCCAGGCTGCACTGAGCCCTATGGCTATGGAGCCCAGCTCTCCCCTCGAGACCAGTCTGCCCAGGAGTACCTCCGCCAGGGAACGCACGTTCTGACCCCGGCCATGCTACACACACGGGCTATGGACGACCAGAGCCTGCAGGCTGAGTTTTACGTGAGCGCAGCAACCGCAACTCATCCACCTACATGCTTTAGATTAACAGGGATGAGCAGAGACTCACCAGAAGAGAcgcacacagacagagagaggcacaaatgcacacacacccacacacccagcGGAGCACTGCACACACCCGTAAGCTTTTCCGCTGTCTGTTAGTGGGCGAAGGCAGGATGGATACAGGCATATTTGCATACAAAAGCCCACAGAGGATTCTAGTGTCTGCCAGGCAGAAAGATGAGCATTCAAGAACATAAATTAGTTGGCCTCAGAATTTCAGTCACAACAGCTCATTGTGAAGTTTGCTGATCAACATTATATTGGATCTTATTTTCTGAGTGTTTAGGCTTTTTAAACTGAGTTCCACTCCAGGAACTCTCCTGGAACTTTAAGGGGTACTTATTTAGTTTCAAATGCTGCAACTGAGGTCTAAGTAAAGTCCCGGGCATTTTATCGTATCACCAAAAGGACCCTCCTGGAAAAGCAGTACTTTCTGAAAGTACAGAGATGTTTGGAAAGGATTTCTAATTCAGTTGCAAGATTCAAAAGACTTTTCTTTACAAACCGGAAGAACCTTTCTACTCATGAAAAAGTAGCTCCTGGGACTGCAAGTCCTGGGTGCTTTTGGTGGAAATAGGAGGTAGGATAGGGACTTCCTCTCAATTTCTGCATGAACTGATTGTTACTGCACCTATTGTTCTGTGTCCATTGGCAGGAAACTCCCATGAACTTTGTGGACCCAAAGGAGTACAACTACCCCGGGCTGGTGAGAAAGAACCGCTACAAAACCATCTTACCCAGTAAGTACGGCTACAACAAGATTAGGAACAGCCAAGGAAAAATAATGTCGTTTTATCATTGTTTGCTATGTTAAAGGTACTTTTCTGACTctatttgatcatttctgcatttaattattaaagatacaatatttatttatacagtATTTAAGATACAATTTAATGATTGAATACATTTGTGAAATGCGATACAGAACATAGAGTAAATGCCATTTCCCATGTCACTTAAGTACCAGTCGGTCTGTTTCTGATGATATTTTCTTTCTGTCTACCTCCAGACACTCACAGCAGAGTGATCTTAAATTCTCTGGATGAAGAAGATTTCCTCATTACCTACATCAATGCTAATTATCTCAAAGTAAGTGAAAATATgagtatttaaaaacaaaatccagCTCCATCAGTGATACTACAAAAGTATTTTAGTGTCCTCTGTTTTAGATCCTGTGTGTCTACGTGTTTGCAGGGTTATGGGGGTCAGGAGCGAGCCTACATTGCCACCCAGGGTCCCACTGTGAACACTGTGGGGGACTTTTGGAGGATGGTGTGGCAGGAGCGGTGCCCGATCATAGTGATGATCACCAATCTGGAGGAGAAAAACGAGGTGAGTGCAGAAAAATACTTGATGATGCTGATTTTTGAGGCGCATGTGGCTGAGTATGATtgtgaggatgaggatgaggatgattgtgaggatgaggatgaggatgattgTGTATAAATACATGGATGGTTGAACAACTgagtaaaaattttaaaaaatacacttgTGTCTGTTACATCTTGCAGAAATGTGCGGAATACTGGCCTGAGGACACAGTGACCCATGAGGGCATCGAGATCACGGTTGTCAGGGTAACACAGGAGGATGACTACAGTCTGAGGGTGTTTACTTTGAAGGTAAGACACAGAAAGAaagtcagtctgttgtaaaaGAAGTGAATAAATGCAAAACGTTACTTAAATCAACTTAAGGGGTTACACAGTTGGATTGAACAGATTGCATAAAGcacaattttgcttttttcagtcattataAAGCCAATACGAGTACTCATTTGAAAAGCCAATAGGAGTGCTGCACTCATGAAAACAATAGGGGCACTGCTTTCACACAGCAAATAGGAGCACTATAATCACACAGCTAAAAGAAAAGAAGGGTTCATTTGAAAAAGCTGATAGGATGTAGTCAATGGGAGAATTGCTTTCTTGCAGCCAATAAGAGAATTGCTTTCATATTGTGAGAGAGGAGTCTAGCCTCAAAACAGCCCTATAGGAGGGCTGCATTGAGACAGCTAAGGAAGACTGCCTTCGAATGGCCAACAGGATTGCAGCGTTCATAAAGTCAGTTCAACTGTTGCTTTCTTGCAGGTAataaaaatgctcctttttcttttctttttttacagctAATGAGTGCTACATTCAAAGGGCCAATAAGAAGGCTTTATTGTAACAACCAATGGGGGTTAGCTATGATACAGCAAGTAGCAGCTCTAAtttcaaacagcaaaaaaagaagCTAATTCAAACTACAAATAAGCATGATGCATTCACACAACCACTTTTAAAGCGATGGATTTAGACAACAAAGTAAGACTGCCTTTAAACAGCCAATGAAACATAGCTCTTAGAAACTCAACAGAACTGCTGCCTTCTTATAGCCAAAAAAGTGTTCCTTTTTACAGCTAACTGGTGCACTACTTTCAAACAGCCAATAGGATCGATGCATATAGTATAAAGCTAATGAATGCGAGATTCATACATCCTTTTAGAGGCCATAATGGAAACAGTCAGTGGAAGGTTAGCTTTCACACAGCCAATAGCAGTACTACTTTCAAGAAGCCAATAGCAGCACTGCTTTCAAACAGCCAATAGCAGCACTGCTTTCATACAGCCAATAGCAGCTCTTCTTTCATACAGCTAATAGCAGCAATGCTTTCATACAGACATTAGCAGCACTGCTTTCAAACAGCCAATTGCAGCACTGCTTTCATACAGCATTAGCAGCTCTTCTTTCATACAGCCAATAACAACACTTCTTTCAAACAGCCACTAGCAGCACTGCTTTTATACAGCCAATAGCAGCACTGCTTTCATAAAGTATTAGCAGCTCTTCTTTCATACAGCCAATAACAACACTGCTTTCAACAGCCACTAGCAGCACTGCTTTTATACAGCCAATAGCAGCACTGCTTTCATAAAGCATTAGCAGCTCTTCTTTCATACAGCCAATAACAACACTGCTTTCAAACAGCCACTAGCAGCACTGCTTTTATACAGCCAATAGCAACACTGCTTTTGTAAAGCCAATAGCAGCACTGCTTTCATACAGCCATTAGCAGCTCTTCTTTCATACAGCCAATAGCAACACTGCTTTTATACAGCCAATAGCAACACTGCTTTTAAACAGCCAATAGCAGCACTGCTTTCATACAGCCATTAGCAGCTCTTCTTTCATACAGCCAATAGCAGCACTGCTTTCATACAGCATTAGCAGCTCTTCTTTCATACAGCCAACAGCAACACTGCTATCATACAGCCATTAGCAGTTCTGCTTTCATACAGCCATCAGCAGTTCTGCTTTCTGCTTTCaaacagcaaatagcagcactgCTTTCATACAGCATTAGCAGCTCTTCTTTCATACAGCCAATAGCAGCACTGCTATCATACGGCCAGTAGCAGTTTTGCTTTCATACAGCCATTAGCAGTTCTGCTGTCAAACAGCGAATAGCAGCACTGCTATCATACGGCCAGTAGCAGTTCTGCTTTCATACGGCCATTAGCAGTTCTGCTGTCaaacagcaaatagcagtactGCTTTTAAACAGCCAATTGCAGCACTGCTTTCATACAGCCAATAGCAACACTTCTTTTATACAGCTTCTAGCAGCACTACTCTGGTACAGCCAATCATAGCACTTCAATGAGACTTGCATTTAAAGGTAAATCATCAAGTATTGTGTTCTTTGTTATACAGGAAACAAGTGTAAACGCTGTCTATGATGACTGTAATAAGTAGTGTATAGTTTGAGGATCTATTCTTTCTGTGAGTCTGACGCAGATTTAATATTATCAAATGAATCCCAGTGCTTACAGATCAGAACATGTGGCAAGAGCATGCCATTAACTCTTTGGTGTGACACCTTGCACCTTGAATCTACACAATCCACCAGAactctttaaaacagaattcaGTCTTTCCAAGAGGTTTTTTTAAGATCCAAAGATTATTTGTGCCTAAAACCAACCTTGAAGTCATTATCATTAGGAACAAGACTCTAGCCTTAACAGTTAACCATGACTGTCAACACCAACTCCCCCAAAATGGTCATAAACCAAAATGTTGGCAGGAATGTCAATGACAATATTTATATCAGACTGTTGGAGTTCACAATCACAAACATGTGATGAGCAGTGGTTGAATAAAATTTCCCAG
The sequence above is a segment of the Cheilinus undulatus linkage group 9, ASM1832078v1, whole genome shotgun sequence genome. Coding sequences within it:
- the ptpn5 gene encoding tyrosine-protein phosphatase non-receptor type 5; its protein translation is MTRRLSSSTRSPTEDSTFLRPDEDPVWLDEPTKTEKVNDGNLKADRLQNCKDGPAKGPSPQGEEMFMHKVYTLVVQIYSWAAFFIVSQVTGYWVFFVVEGNGPLSSIYKALQVIDFYLSFLFPCHPIFGMDTMMLMREVVRTAQHPWIFHGTGCSGLAICVIMVIHMVFRWHYGAGFWSSGTVLNDIGDRRQSVSRQPSFTLSEWTDAQEDLLDIDPVPQTPVFDLGADARTEGEAITLTVTPVGLQERRGSNVSLTLDMCTPGCTEPYGYGAQLSPRDQSAQEYLRQGTHVLTPAMLHTRAMDDQSLQAEFYETPMNFVDPKEYNYPGLVRKNRYKTILPNTHSRVILNSLDEEDFLITYINANYLKGYGGQERAYIATQGPTVNTVGDFWRMVWQERCPIIVMITNLEEKNEKCAEYWPEDTVTHEGIEITVVRVTQEDDYSLRVFTLKCEGEERSLQQYWYTSWPDQKTPDKAPPLLELVQKVERAREEAPPSSGPTIVHCSAGIGRTGCFIATSILCKQLRTEGVVDILKTTCQLRLDRGGMIQTSEQYQFVHHVLSLYEKQLSHTAEE